One window of Caldisericia bacterium genomic DNA carries:
- a CDS encoding ABC transporter permease — MKAVFELTKIQFKVTLRNFMVTFFSIVFPTLMLLMFGGIYGNKPTPFFGGYGTIDVMLPSYIGITIAVTGFMNLPLTISEYRERKILKRLRATPIKTYYIIISQIISNFIMVLFGLLVLVIVGKIVFNVHYLANGPSFILFLLLSIFSMFSIGFLIASVAKNASSATAIANLVYFPMLFLTGATIPIETFPKFMVKISKFLPLTYVVHLLKNTWLGTGASVRTDIIVLLSVMIVSFIVSLITF; from the coding sequence ATGAAGGCAGTATTTGAACTAACGAAGATTCAATTTAAGGTGACATTAAGAAATTTCATGGTTACATTCTTTTCCATCGTTTTTCCAACACTTATGCTTCTTATGTTTGGGGGTATATATGGAAACAAACCAACCCCATTCTTTGGTGGTTATGGGACTATTGATGTCATGCTTCCTTCCTATATTGGAATAACCATTGCAGTTACAGGTTTTATGAATCTTCCCTTAACAATTTCAGAGTACAGAGAAAGGAAGATCCTAAAGAGATTAAGAGCAACACCTATAAAGACCTATTACATAATCATTTCACAGATTATTTCAAATTTTATTATGGTGCTCTTTGGTCTCCTTGTTTTAGTAATTGTTGGAAAGATTGTTTTTAATGTGCACTATCTTGCAAATGGCCCATCCTTCATACTGTTCCTTCTCCTCTCCATATTCAGTATGTTCTCTATTGGATTTCTTATTGCAAGTGTAGCAAAGAATGCAAGTTCCGCCACCGCCATCGCAAATCTTGTATATTTTCCCATGTTATTTCTAACAGGTGCAACAATACCAATTGAGACATTTCCAAAGTTTATGGTTAAAATATCAAAATTTCTCCCATTAACCTATGTGGTTCATCTGTTAAAGAATACATGGCTTGGAACAGGTGCTTCTGTAAGAACAGACATCATTGTCCTTCTCTCTGTGATGATAGTTTCCTTTATAGTATCTCTTATAACATTT
- a CDS encoding ABC transporter ATP-binding protein translates to MAVIEVDGLKKFYGEVKAVDGVSFEVFEGEIFGMVGPNGAGKTTTIECIEGLRKPDAGNIVVLGLNPYKEREKLYKRIGVQLQETNYDPRVKVWEICELFSSFYKNPIPYNSLLERFNLLKKRNSFVSKLSGGQRQKLSIILALIPDPEIVFLDELTTGLDPKARRDMWEFVKNFKEEGRTVFLTTHYMEEAEYLCDRVLIMDGGRIVALDTPENLIKNSGIENRIIFEGDGVNIEKLKEVKGVIDVKKIERKIIVYGRGENFVQSVISFLNKEGVSYNNLNIKNPNLEDVFLKLTGHEFEEGKDEGSI, encoded by the coding sequence ATGGCAGTTATTGAGGTTGATGGGCTTAAAAAGTTTTATGGAGAGGTTAAGGCAGTTGATGGTGTAAGTTTTGAGGTCTTTGAGGGAGAGATATTTGGAATGGTTGGTCCAAATGGAGCAGGAAAGACAACAACAATTGAGTGTATTGAGGGGTTGAGGAAACCAGATGCTGGAAATATAGTAGTTCTTGGGCTGAATCCGTATAAGGAGAGGGAGAAGTTATACAAAAGGATTGGTGTGCAACTTCAGGAGACAAATTATGATCCAAGAGTCAAGGTTTGGGAGATATGTGAACTCTTTTCCTCATTTTATAAAAATCCCATTCCCTACAACTCCCTTCTTGAGAGATTTAATTTACTAAAAAAGAGAAATTCATTTGTTTCAAAGTTATCTGGAGGGCAGAGACAGAAACTTTCCATTATCCTCGCTTTAATTCCAGATCCAGAGATAGTTTTCCTTGATGAGCTTACAACAGGTCTTGATCCAAAGGCAAGAAGAGATATGTGGGAGTTTGTTAAAAACTTCAAAGAGGAGGGAAGAACAGTTTTCTTAACCACACATTACATGGAGGAGGCGGAGTATCTTTGTGATAGAGTGTTGATAATGGATGGCGGAAGGATAGTTGCCCTGGATACACCAGAGAATCTAATCAAGAATAGTGGTATTGAAAACAGGATAATATTTGAGGGAGATGGTGTGAATATTGAAAAGTTAAAAGAGGTAAAAGGAGTGATTGATGTGAAGAAGATAGAGAGAAAAATTATAGTTTATGGTAGAGGAGAAAATTTTGTTCAGAGTGTAATCTCTTTTCTGAACAAGGAGGGAGTTTCCTATAATAATCTTAATATCAAGAATCCGAATCTTGAGGATGTGTTTCTTAAGTTAACTGGGCATGAGTTTGAGGAGGGGAAAGATGAAGGCAGTATTTGA